Proteins encoded by one window of Hylaeus volcanicus isolate JK05 chromosome 7, UHH_iyHylVolc1.0_haploid, whole genome shotgun sequence:
- the LOC128879964 gene encoding uncharacterized protein LOC128879964 — translation MLPRRVLLVLVHLVAGCLSLPASYDQRQTGNVNVQVELKDVQVLAVLNTELLDDYTEYDYFYDYADFTLKPIVKPTSTSTTESTTPVSSSTTQQANVSGTPSDSVQNSTPSESSNVFAVEDSSLETDEPQNDNSTSTVDLSDENSTPVTETSGNSTLDDTPAPLSLEKPDDSINGTLKTRVNDKTGNTFESDEDSTPENAGVVVDHLMKRLARRRCRSGYSPDGKGRCRRLGQQRLSFIPLAMQLAPKLLNDLMRSAKNLEQEEYVKQLSNRSLTGGQALPIVLVDRHSGGKRLLPSPTVMFPGSIYELPRKRTDLPQSRIRLRAARCSSGSIVKMVPYASLLLLSGMLLGSFVPWAEAAPAKYDQQQTAKRDNWQATLENFIFLVIDGGGSGKFTHAMKEAVSNIAMSALKPTREDAEEPEDSEESSGSMVYETEEKYEGKEPYHVEIVHLEKGEKTRSKRPEKLGGSEVNSEGKVKIETPLNSLEGEPTPEVSIDARNSEKKTRSLGGSEESRGLVNGPREDHGNPTRIKYSTVDNLAQSDDLTVREEVAKATRPGMSLKKQLSEKEEKDASLKSNEGNELVNKSQELVLLGGGIENCGPGRFRDKSGICQNDANFY, via the exons ATGCTACCACGTCGCGTCCTCCTCGTCCTGGTTCACCTCGTGGCGGGCTGTCTGTCTCTGCCAGCGAGCTACGATCAACGACAAACAGGCAACGTGAACGTCCAGGTCGAACTGAAGGACGTGCAAGTCCTGGCGGTGCTGAACACGGAGTTGCTCGACGATTACACG GAATACGACTACTTCTACGACTACGCCGATTTCACGCTGAAACCCATCGTCAAACCCACTAGTACCTCAACGACTGAGTCTACTACTCCAGTGTCCTCTTCGACAACCCAACAGGCTAATGTCTCAGGGACGCCATCCGATTCCGTTCAGAACTCTACTCCAAGCGAATCCTCGAATGTTTTCGCGGTCGAGGACTCGAGTCTAGAAACCGACGAACCTCAAAACGATAATTCTACCTCGACGGTGGATTTATCGGATGAGAACTCGACTCCAGTTACCGAAACTAGCGGAAATTCGACCTTGGATGACACTCCGGCGCCTTTGTCGTTAGAGAAACCAGACGATTCGATTAACGGGACCCTAAAGACCAGGGTCAACGACAAGACTGGGAACACGTTCGAGAGCGACGAAGATTCGACGCCGGAGAACGCTGGAGTGGTCGTGGATCATCTCATGAAGAGACTGGCCAGGAGACGGTGTCGATCTGGATACTCGCCCGATGGGAAGGGTCGTTGTCGTCGACTGGGACAACAACGATTGTCATTCATACC TCTGGCGATGCAGCTGGCGCCAAAACTTCTGAACGACTTGATGCGCAGCGCGAAGAATCTGGAACAGGAGGAA TATGTCAAACAATTATCTAACCGGTCGTTGACGGGTGGGCAAGCTCTCCCGATCGTTCTAGTCGATCGCCACTCGGGCGGGAAGCGTTTATTACCCTCTCCAACGGTGATGTTCCCTGGATCTATATACGAGCTGCCAAGGAAGCGAACCGATCTCCCACAGTCGAGGATCAGACTTCGTGCAGCTCGGTGCAGCTCAGGAAGCATCGTCAAGATGGTACCCTACGCGTCTCTTCTTCTGCTGTCAG GCATGCTGCTTGGATCGTTCGTTCCGTGGGCAGAGGCCGCGCCGGCCAAGTACGATCAACAGCAGACTGCCAAACGCGACAATTGGCAAGCAACGCTCGAGAACTTCATCTTCCTCGTCATCGACGGAGGTGGTTCAGGGAAGTTCACGCATGCTATGAAGGAG GCGGTGAGTAACATCGCTATGAGCGCTTTGAAACCCACCAGGGAAGACGCCGAAGAGCCAGAGGACTCCGAGGAATCATCAGGGTCCATGGTGTACGAGACGGAAGAGAAATACGAGGGTAAAGAGCCTTACCACGTCGAGATAGTCCACCTAGAGAAAGGAGAGAAGACGAGAAGTAAACGTCCTGAAAAATTAGGGGGTTCTGAGGTCAACAGCGAGGGGAAGGTCAAGATAGAAACGCCTCTGAATAGTTTGGAGGGGGAGCCAACCCCGGAAGTGTCCATCGACGCGAGGAATTCGGAGAAGAAGACGAGGAGCCTTGGGGGGAGCGAGGAAAGCCGTGGACTGGTCAATGGTCCAAGAGAGGATCACGGTAACCCTACGCGCATCAAGTACTCCACGGTGGACAATCTCGCCCAATCGGACGATCTGACGGTCAGGGAGGAGGTTGCCAAAGCCACCAGACCGGGAATGTCGCTGAAGAAGCAGCTGTCCGAAAAGGAAGAGAAGGACGCGTCCTTGAAGTCGAACGAGGGAAACGAACTGGTCAACAAGTCCCAAGAACTGGTATTGCTGGGTGGAGGAATCGAGAACTGTGGCCCGGGGAGGTTCAGGGACAAATCGGGCATCTGCCAGAACGATGCGAATTTTTACTGA
- the LOC128880084 gene encoding uncharacterized protein LOC128880084 isoform X2: MASIAPVKKIVRSFLVLARGAQRPCHNGTHEMSVCPNNEPVSLEMETHLEDNSLKVSAVQNVARQDSGVPEELVSPVGDTSKLMDEDDPNGTMNSDCNITVIHVTESESRKADETLASDRKDYATEGKDSKDGSDSGVEGCATEVPRVRSRNSIDYASSCGGLDEASCDSSLVSCCSVYEDPCATLPDDVRLTTGGEGTSEGGSESSSIAGSVSVRTNRTNTKRTVAASGVSKKKTSATETQKTPRVKPAPVSTNYLTTTPRCKPRTVTPRSILSKTQPVTRDRARSREKSTAKEGSCEATPVSTRTSTTFRSGTVAMPPRTRTRPIPDSLPSALTTEINKDLAQRGRGPSGSCRSRGGSSTRGARTPSSTPSEEVRKPLSTPRVPYTGRTDAGRGSRVDKMTISADNKALDTYATLPRRNRTKITVPKTTEKTDKITRSRSGSRDASLSRQIERKVPGRESSVHKSLPPYPRHKIAEKTRIYHETSVQTGLTGQDIENALSGVPSAVAGPEVVERLHEGCQTEGTWEDMHTMQSDLKRLNEETSSQKMENEKLKAEITEVKRLLEEEQADHAFARQELDRNAQRVLAMLGTPQSEHAEGSDSFLELECHLQSSGQVVANQQLEIADLQSLCRMLSRDLEKSLAAQKALLQQQQELEAESAEMQDFLQEEKATLVDSLKEAETELSKKEEMLAKREVELERQTEECQHLVRISEQRRQENLSMSMKLNAVERRSRELLLTQGAAVSGAAVALSGLGTRLEGLVDQLITSYNISVKDLEDVIYHNEAYSRSNSSIESSPVSSKHSLKECTPSPKSGSFVSAVIGAIRNAATHPFATKSTDKKPTLETAKQMYKELSMESSSDLLDFETEPCLMMESVLEDVPLPDTYSHNMVSSSDSLRRALSFPETVDESNLKKTRINDECSSLTNLTQAILHRRKVENEEDDECDSITESDTGTNEGPLASDYCPAVSLVDQVIDVDNLVTKLLKVLRIIQLDNDTCIQELKEEKSELETKLEVTVTELEELRKIVESLHQSEEILSNTSDRRRSVMENCRLLIKEAGKEELKFHEPAVGSNSGPGEATDCEDLNANAAAQLPS, from the exons ATGGCTTCGATCGCACCGGTGAAAAAGATCGTCCGTTCTTTCCTCGTACTTGCGCGTGGAGCCCAGCGGCCTTGCCAC AATGGTACCCACGAAATGAGCGTCTGCCCGAACAACGAGCCAGTCAGCCTCGAGATGGAGACGCATCTCGAGGACAATAGCCTGAAAGTGTCGGCGGTGCAGAACGTGGCGAGGCAGGATTCAGGAGTGCCCGAGGAGTTGGTGTCACCCGTGGGCGACACCAGCAAGCTGATGGACGAGGATGATCCCAACGGCACGATGAACAGCGACTGTAACATCACCGTGATCCACGTGACGGAGTCTGAGTCTCGCAAAGCCGATGAAACTCTGGCCAGCGACAGGAAGGATTACGCGACCGAGGGAAAGGACAGCAAGGATGGCAGCGACAGCGGCGTGGAGGGCTGCGCCACCGAGGTTCCCAGG GTCCGAAGTCGAAACAGCATAGACTACGCGAGCAGTTGCGGAGGTCTGGACGAGGCATCGTGCGACTCTAGCCTGGTGAGCTGTTGCTCCGTGTACGAGGACCCCTGCGCCACGTTACCGGACGATGTGAGATTGACCACCGGTGGCGAGGGCACCAGCGAAGGTGGCAGCGAGAGTTCCTCCATCGCGGGCAGCGTATCCGTCCGTACTAATAGAACAAACACCAAGAGAACGGTAGCCGCCTCAGGCGTcagtaaaaagaaaaccagCGCGACGGAGACCCAGAAGACCCCCCGTGTGAAACCAGCACCTGTTAGCACCAACTATCTAACGACCACCCCTCGTTGCAAGCCGCGCACCGTCACCCCTAGGAGTATCCTGAGTAAAACGCAGCCTGTAACGAGAGACAGGGCTAGGTCTAGGGAGAAATCGACGGCGAAAGAGGGCTCCTGCGAGGCTACGCCGGTCAGTACCCGAACGTCGACGACATTCCGTTCAGGGACGGTCGCTATGCCTccgaggacgaggacgagaCCGATTCCCGATTCACTGCCATCAGCGTTGACTACGGAGATCAACAAGGACCTCGCGCAACGCGGCCGAGGTCCCAGCGGCAGCTGCAG GTCCAGAGGAGGGTCTAGTACGCGCGGCGCACGCACGCCGAGCTCGACTCCGTCCGAGGAGGTACGCAAACCTTTGTCCACCCCCAGGGTACCTTACACTGGTCGCACCGACGCTGGAAGAGGTTCCAGAGTCGACAAGATGACCATCAGCGCCGACAACAAGGCCCTAGACACTTACGCGACCCTCCCTAGAAGGAACAGGACCAAGATCACCGTTCCCAAGACCACCGAGAAGACCGACAAGATTACTAGAAGTAGGTCTGGAAGCAGAGATGCTAGTCTGAGCAGGCAAATCGAGAGGAAGGTGCCGGGTAGAGAGTCCTCCGTTCACAAAAGCCTGCCGCCATATCCTAGACATAAGATAGCGGAGAAGACGCGCATTTATCACGAGACGAGCGTGCAAACTGGTTTGACGGGTCAGGATATCGAGAACGCATTGTCCGGTGTGCCCAGCGCCGTTGCAGGACCGGAAGTGGTCGAGAGATTGCACGAAGGCTGTCAGACCGAAGGTACGTGGGAGGACATGCACACGATGCAGAGCGATCTGAAGCGATTGAACGAGGAAACGTCGAGTCAGAAGATGGAGAACGAGAAGCTGAAGGCGGAGATCACGGAGGTGAAGCGTCTACTCGAGGAAGAACAGGCTGACCATGCTTTCGCTAGACAGGAGCTGGACAGAAACGCGCAACGAGTGCTGGCGATGCTTGGGACACCGCAGTCAGAGCATGCAGAGGGCAGCGACAGTTTCCTGGAGCTCGAGTGCCATTTGCAGTCTTCCGGACAAGTGGTTGCCAATCAACAGCTAGAAATAGCTGATCTTCAGTCTTTGTGCCGTATGTTGAGTAGG GATTTGGAGAAGAGCTTGGCTGCCCAGAAGGCGTTGCTGCAACAGCAACAGGAGCTGGAGGCAGAGTCCGCCGAGATGCAAGACTTCCTTCAAGAGGAGAAAGCTACTTTGGTGGATTCTTTAAAAGAGGCGGAGACAGAG CTTTCGAAGAAGGAGGAGATGTTGGCGAAACGCGAAGTGGAACTAGAAAGGCAAACCGAGGAGTGCCAGCATTTAGTGCGAATCAGTGAACAACGACG GCAAGAGAATTTATCTATGAGCATGAAACTGAACGCAGTCGAACGACGCAGCAGGGAACTGCTACTCACACAAGGAGCTGCTGTTTCCGGTGCTGCGGTCGCACTTTCCGGTCTGGGAACTCGACTAGAAGGACTGGTGGACCAGTTGATAACTTCCTACAATATCTCGGTGAAAGATCTCGAG GACGTGATATATCATAACGAAGCGTACAGCAGGAGCAACAGCAGCATCGAGTCGAGTCCTGTTAGCTCGAAACATAGTCTGAAAGAGTGTACTCCTAGTCCAAAAAGTGGTTCCTTCGTTTCCGCGGTAATTGGGGCCATCCGGAACGCGGCGACTCATCCTTTCGCAACGAAAAGTACCGATAAGAAGCCTACCTTAGAGACGGCCAAGCAGATGTACAAAG AATTGAGTATGGAATCGTCGTCGGACCTGCTCGATTTCGAAACCGAACCGTGCTTGATGATGGAGAGCGTGCTGGAGGACGTTCCTCTGCCCGATACCTATTCGCACAATATGGTGTCGAGCAGCGATTCTCTGCGCAGAGCGTTGAGCTTTCCCGAGACGGTAGACGAgagtaatttgaaaaagacTCGCATCAACGACGAGTGCTCCAGCTTAACGAACCTTACTCAAGCGATTCTGCATCGTCGCAAG GTGGAAAacgaagaagacgacgaaTGCGATTCGATCACCGAGTCTGACACTGGAACCAACGAAGGTCCGCTGGCTTCGGATTACTGTCCCGCTGTTAGTCTTGTTGATCAAGTAATCGACGTAGATAATCTTGTTACCAAATTGTTAAAAGTGCTGCGGATAATACAGCTGGATAACGACACGTGTATACAGGAACTGAAAGAGGAGAA ATCCGAATTAGAAACAAAGTTGGAGGTAACCGTAACGGAATTAGAGGAACTTCGTAAGATAGTGGAAAGCCTTCATCAGTCGGAAGAGATTTTAAGCAATACGTCGGATAGAAGGCGTAGCGTCATGGAAAATTGCCGTCTGCTGATCAAAGAG GCGGGTAAGgaggaattaaaatttcacgagcCCGCAGTTGGTAGTAATAGTGGCCCTGGAGAAGCTACAGATTGCGAAGATCTCAACGCGAACGCAGCGGCTCAACTTCCTTCCTAA
- the LOC128880084 gene encoding myosin-13 isoform X5 translates to MSVCPNNEPVSLEMETHLEDNSLKVSAVQNVARQDSGVPEELVSPVGDTSKLMDEDDPNGTMNSDCNITVIHVTESESRKADETLASDRKDYATEGKDSKDGSDSGVEGCATEVPRVRSRNSIDYASSCGGLDEASCDSSLVSCCSVYEDPCATLPDDVRLTTGGEGTSEGGSESSSIAGSVSVRTNRTNTKRTVAASGVSKKKTSATETQKTPRVKPAPVSTNYLTTTPRCKPRTVTPRSILSKTQPVTRDRARSREKSTAKEGSCEATPVSTRTSTTFRSGTVAMPPRTRTRPIPDSLPSALTTEINKDLAQRGRGPSGSCRSRGGSSTRGARTPSSTPSEEVRKPLSTPRVPYTGRTDAGRGSRVDKMTISADNKALDTYATLPRRNRTKITVPKTTEKTDKITRSRSGSRDASLSRQIERKVPGRESSVHKSLPPYPRHKIAEKTRIYHETSVQTGLTGQDIENALSGVPSAVAGPEVVERLHEGCQTEGTWEDMHTMQSDLKRLNEETSSQKMENEKLKAEITEVKRLLEEEQADHAFARQELDRNAQRVLAMLGTPQSEHAEGSDSFLELECHLQSSGQVVANQQLEIADLQSLCRMLSRDLEKSLAAQKALLQQQQELEAESAEMQDFLQEEKATLVDSLKEAETELSKKEEMLAKREVELERQTEECQHLVRISEQRRQENLSMSMKLNAVERRSRELLLTQGAAVSGAAVALSGLGTRLEGLVDQLITSYNISVKDLEDVIYHNEAYSRSNSSIESSPVSSKHSLKECTPSPKSGSFVSAVIGAIRNAATHPFATKSTDKKPTLETAKQMYKELSMESSSDLLDFETEPCLMMESVLEDVPLPDTYSHNMVSSSDSLRRALSFPETVDESNLKKTRINDECSSLTNLTQAILHRRKVENEEDDECDSITESDTGTNEGPLASDYCPAVSLVDQVIDVDNLVTKLLKVLRIIQLDNDTCIQELKEEKSELETKLEVTVTELEELRKIVESLHQSEEILSNTSDRRRSVMENCRLLIKEAGKEELKFHEPAVGSNSGPGEATDCEDLNANAAAQLPS, encoded by the exons ATGAGCGTCTGCCCGAACAACGAGCCAGTCAGCCTCGAGATGGAGACGCATCTCGAGGACAATAGCCTGAAAGTGTCGGCGGTGCAGAACGTGGCGAGGCAGGATTCAGGAGTGCCCGAGGAGTTGGTGTCACCCGTGGGCGACACCAGCAAGCTGATGGACGAGGATGATCCCAACGGCACGATGAACAGCGACTGTAACATCACCGTGATCCACGTGACGGAGTCTGAGTCTCGCAAAGCCGATGAAACTCTGGCCAGCGACAGGAAGGATTACGCGACCGAGGGAAAGGACAGCAAGGATGGCAGCGACAGCGGCGTGGAGGGCTGCGCCACCGAGGTTCCCAGG GTCCGAAGTCGAAACAGCATAGACTACGCGAGCAGTTGCGGAGGTCTGGACGAGGCATCGTGCGACTCTAGCCTGGTGAGCTGTTGCTCCGTGTACGAGGACCCCTGCGCCACGTTACCGGACGATGTGAGATTGACCACCGGTGGCGAGGGCACCAGCGAAGGTGGCAGCGAGAGTTCCTCCATCGCGGGCAGCGTATCCGTCCGTACTAATAGAACAAACACCAAGAGAACGGTAGCCGCCTCAGGCGTcagtaaaaagaaaaccagCGCGACGGAGACCCAGAAGACCCCCCGTGTGAAACCAGCACCTGTTAGCACCAACTATCTAACGACCACCCCTCGTTGCAAGCCGCGCACCGTCACCCCTAGGAGTATCCTGAGTAAAACGCAGCCTGTAACGAGAGACAGGGCTAGGTCTAGGGAGAAATCGACGGCGAAAGAGGGCTCCTGCGAGGCTACGCCGGTCAGTACCCGAACGTCGACGACATTCCGTTCAGGGACGGTCGCTATGCCTccgaggacgaggacgagaCCGATTCCCGATTCACTGCCATCAGCGTTGACTACGGAGATCAACAAGGACCTCGCGCAACGCGGCCGAGGTCCCAGCGGCAGCTGCAG GTCCAGAGGAGGGTCTAGTACGCGCGGCGCACGCACGCCGAGCTCGACTCCGTCCGAGGAGGTACGCAAACCTTTGTCCACCCCCAGGGTACCTTACACTGGTCGCACCGACGCTGGAAGAGGTTCCAGAGTCGACAAGATGACCATCAGCGCCGACAACAAGGCCCTAGACACTTACGCGACCCTCCCTAGAAGGAACAGGACCAAGATCACCGTTCCCAAGACCACCGAGAAGACCGACAAGATTACTAGAAGTAGGTCTGGAAGCAGAGATGCTAGTCTGAGCAGGCAAATCGAGAGGAAGGTGCCGGGTAGAGAGTCCTCCGTTCACAAAAGCCTGCCGCCATATCCTAGACATAAGATAGCGGAGAAGACGCGCATTTATCACGAGACGAGCGTGCAAACTGGTTTGACGGGTCAGGATATCGAGAACGCATTGTCCGGTGTGCCCAGCGCCGTTGCAGGACCGGAAGTGGTCGAGAGATTGCACGAAGGCTGTCAGACCGAAGGTACGTGGGAGGACATGCACACGATGCAGAGCGATCTGAAGCGATTGAACGAGGAAACGTCGAGTCAGAAGATGGAGAACGAGAAGCTGAAGGCGGAGATCACGGAGGTGAAGCGTCTACTCGAGGAAGAACAGGCTGACCATGCTTTCGCTAGACAGGAGCTGGACAGAAACGCGCAACGAGTGCTGGCGATGCTTGGGACACCGCAGTCAGAGCATGCAGAGGGCAGCGACAGTTTCCTGGAGCTCGAGTGCCATTTGCAGTCTTCCGGACAAGTGGTTGCCAATCAACAGCTAGAAATAGCTGATCTTCAGTCTTTGTGCCGTATGTTGAGTAGG GATTTGGAGAAGAGCTTGGCTGCCCAGAAGGCGTTGCTGCAACAGCAACAGGAGCTGGAGGCAGAGTCCGCCGAGATGCAAGACTTCCTTCAAGAGGAGAAAGCTACTTTGGTGGATTCTTTAAAAGAGGCGGAGACAGAG CTTTCGAAGAAGGAGGAGATGTTGGCGAAACGCGAAGTGGAACTAGAAAGGCAAACCGAGGAGTGCCAGCATTTAGTGCGAATCAGTGAACAACGACG GCAAGAGAATTTATCTATGAGCATGAAACTGAACGCAGTCGAACGACGCAGCAGGGAACTGCTACTCACACAAGGAGCTGCTGTTTCCGGTGCTGCGGTCGCACTTTCCGGTCTGGGAACTCGACTAGAAGGACTGGTGGACCAGTTGATAACTTCCTACAATATCTCGGTGAAAGATCTCGAG GACGTGATATATCATAACGAAGCGTACAGCAGGAGCAACAGCAGCATCGAGTCGAGTCCTGTTAGCTCGAAACATAGTCTGAAAGAGTGTACTCCTAGTCCAAAAAGTGGTTCCTTCGTTTCCGCGGTAATTGGGGCCATCCGGAACGCGGCGACTCATCCTTTCGCAACGAAAAGTACCGATAAGAAGCCTACCTTAGAGACGGCCAAGCAGATGTACAAAG AATTGAGTATGGAATCGTCGTCGGACCTGCTCGATTTCGAAACCGAACCGTGCTTGATGATGGAGAGCGTGCTGGAGGACGTTCCTCTGCCCGATACCTATTCGCACAATATGGTGTCGAGCAGCGATTCTCTGCGCAGAGCGTTGAGCTTTCCCGAGACGGTAGACGAgagtaatttgaaaaagacTCGCATCAACGACGAGTGCTCCAGCTTAACGAACCTTACTCAAGCGATTCTGCATCGTCGCAAG GTGGAAAacgaagaagacgacgaaTGCGATTCGATCACCGAGTCTGACACTGGAACCAACGAAGGTCCGCTGGCTTCGGATTACTGTCCCGCTGTTAGTCTTGTTGATCAAGTAATCGACGTAGATAATCTTGTTACCAAATTGTTAAAAGTGCTGCGGATAATACAGCTGGATAACGACACGTGTATACAGGAACTGAAAGAGGAGAA ATCCGAATTAGAAACAAAGTTGGAGGTAACCGTAACGGAATTAGAGGAACTTCGTAAGATAGTGGAAAGCCTTCATCAGTCGGAAGAGATTTTAAGCAATACGTCGGATAGAAGGCGTAGCGTCATGGAAAATTGCCGTCTGCTGATCAAAGAG GCGGGTAAGgaggaattaaaatttcacgagcCCGCAGTTGGTAGTAATAGTGGCCCTGGAGAAGCTACAGATTGCGAAGATCTCAACGCGAACGCAGCGGCTCAACTTCCTTCCTAA
- the LOC128880091 gene encoding uncharacterized protein LOC128880091 translates to MISINMRVFKTVLVLVAFFSNRVKCLPVANETMVVESPSSTPPVLSSSEVDYYDQRQNGTDNYRIHVDGVMFVLAPVEALLLAGTAGDKPDLPILDPSKPTSNKPVPAPKSSNRDASHLVNLLVPFLRRFRQG, encoded by the exons ATGATATCGATAAACATGCGTGTCTTCAAAACGGTGCTGGTCCTCGTCGCGTTCTTCTCGAATAGAGTAAAGTGTTTACCAGTTGCTAATGAGACGATGGTGGTGGAATCACCGAGCTCGACGCCACCCGTTTTAAGTTCGTCCGAAGTCGATTATTACGATCAACGACAGAACGGAACCGATAATTACCGTATCCACGTGGACGGTGTGATGTTCGTCTTGGCTCCCGTCGAGGCGTTACTCCTAGCTGGTACTGCTGGTGATAAACCTGACTTACCGATCCTCGATCCGTCGAAGCCAACCTCGAACAAACCGGTGCCTGCACCTAAGTCATCGAACag GGACGCTTCGCATTTGGTAAATTTACTGGTTCCGTTCCTGCGCCGTTTTCGTCAAGGGTGA